The genomic stretch GACGCGTTCGTCATCCTCGACGAGGCGCAGAACACCACCGCCGAGCAGATGAAGATGTTCCTCACCCGGCTCGGGTTCGGCTCGAAGATGGTCGTCACCGGCGACGTCACCCAGGTCGACCTGCCCGGCGGCGCGCAGAGCGGCCTGCGGGTGGTCCGCGACATCCTGCAGGGTGTCGAGGACGTGCACTTCTCCGTGCTGAGCAGCTCCGACGTGGTGCGCCACCGCCTGGTCGGCGACATCGTCGACGCCTACGAGCGGTGGGACTCCGCCCGCCAGACCACCGACGGAGCGGGTGCCGGCCCGTCCCGGGCGGCCCGCCCCCGCCGGCAGCAGGGGAGCTGACCGCCGTGCCCGTCGAGGTGGCGAACGAGTCCGAGATCGCCGTCGACCAGGAGGCGCTGGCCGGCGTCTGCCGCTACGTGCTCGACAGCCTGGACGTCAGCCCGCTGGCCGAGCTGTCCGTGCTCTGCGTGGACGTCGACTACATGGCCACCCTGCACGAGCGGTGGATGGGCGAGAAGGGGCCGACCGACGTCCTCGCCTTCCCGATGGACGAGCTGGACACCGGCCGTCCCGACGACCCCGAGCCGGGCCCGGCCCTGCTCGGCGACGTCGTCCTCTGCCCGGCCGTCGCCGTCCGCCAGGCGCGGGCCGCGGGCCACTCCATGGCCGACGAGCTGCTGCTGCTGGCCACCCACGGCGTGCTCCACCTGCTGGGCTACGACCACATGGAGCCCGACGAGGAGAAGGAGATGTTCGGCCTGCAGTCCTCGCTGCTGGAGGGCTGGCGCTCCGTCCCGCGGGAGCCGGTCACGGGTGAACCGGTCACCGGCGAGCCCCAGGAGCCGGAGGTCCGGTGAGCACGACAGCGATCGTCCTGCTGGTCATCGCCGTCCTGCTCGTCCTGCTCGCCGGCGTCTTCGGCGCGCTCGACGCCGCCCTGCAGCGGCTGTCCCCGGCCGGGGTCGACGAGCTGCGCCGCGACGGGGTGAAGCGCGCTCCCGCGCTCATCGAAGTGATGGCGGAGCGGGCCCGGCACGTGGCCCTGCTCCTGCTGCTGCGGATCGTCTGCGAGATGACGGCGGCGGTGATGGTCGCGGTCGTGCTCTACGACCTCGTCGAGGGCCTGGCGGCCGGCATCGCGAGCGCCGCCGTGGTCATGACCGTGGTGAGCTACGTGCTCGTCGGCGTCGGGCCCCGCACGCTGGGCCGCCAGCACGCCTACCCGATCGGGCTGGCCGCGGCCGGGTTGATCCGGCTGCTGGGCCGGTTGCTGGGCCCGGTCGCCACCCTGCTGATCCTGATCGGCAACGCGATCACCCCCGGCAAGGGCTACCGCGACGGGCCGTTCTCCAGCGAGGTCGAGCTCCGCGAGCTGGTCGACATG from Modestobacter roseus encodes the following:
- the ybeY gene encoding rRNA maturation RNase YbeY, producing the protein MPVEVANESEIAVDQEALAGVCRYVLDSLDVSPLAELSVLCVDVDYMATLHERWMGEKGPTDVLAFPMDELDTGRPDDPEPGPALLGDVVLCPAVAVRQARAAGHSMADELLLLATHGVLHLLGYDHMEPDEEKEMFGLQSSLLEGWRSVPREPVTGEPVTGEPQEPEVR